The DNA sequence TGGCACATATCTATTGCCCCGGATGATTGGGGCGTTCCGCCATAAATATCCCGACGTAGCGGTACAACTACATGTTCACTCAACTCGACGCACCTCCTGGAGTGTAGCGAATGGACAAATTGACCTCGCCATTATTGGCGGCGAAGTTTCGCCAGAATTACAAGATTCTTTAGAAATTGTTCCCTATGCCGAGGATGAACTAGCACTTATTTTGCCGCCGGATCACTCACTTTCCCGCGGCGAACTCAAGCGGGATGACCTCTATCGCCTGCAATTTATTGCGCTTGATTCACAATCCACCATCCGAAAAGTAATTGACCAGGTATTGGGCCGAGCTGGGATTGAAACGCGCAAAATGAAAGTTGAGATGGAACTCAACTCGATCGAGGCCATCAAAACCGCCGTGCAGTCCGGACTCGGAGCCGCATTCTTATCGTCCTCAGCGATCGAGAAGGAATTGCAAATGGGCATTTTGCATCGGGCTCAAATTGAGGGAGTCGAGATTAAGCGGATGCTATCGGTCATTATCAATCCGAATCGCTATCGGTCAAAAGCCGCTGACGCCTTCTGCCGCGAGATTATGCCCGCCTTCACTAACTTGCCGATCGATCTGTCGAAACGCAATAATAGTAAAGCCGATAAAGGGAGCAGCAACGCCGCCGCCGCAAAATCCGCCACACCCGAAACCACCTAGAAGCGCCGCATCGCCAACCCCCAAATGCACCGCTGCGCGAAGAAACTCATCACGCCCAGGGTTCTTCGGCTACCTTAGATACAAATGTTGGTTCGTCCTTTGCTGCCATGGAGCTTTATTGCACCCGTCCAAGTTGTCCAAAACCAAAGAACTTTTTCTCTGACTTAGACGATCCAACGGTTCTGAAAAATACGGAACAGAAGTACTGCACGGCCTGCGGCATGCCCTTATTGCTACGCGGTCGCTATTTGACCGTGGGCTTGCTCGGTGAAGGTGGCTTTGGC is a window from the Romeriopsis navalis LEGE 11480 genome containing:
- a CDS encoding LysR family transcriptional regulator, with the protein product MSDLPFTLDQLRILKAIAEEGSFKRAADSLYVSQPAVSLQVQNLERQLDVPLFDRGGRRAQLTEAGHLLLNYGEKILTLCQETCRALEDLQNLQGGSLIIGASQTTGTYLLPRMIGAFRHKYPDVAVQLHVHSTRRTSWSVANGQIDLAIIGGEVSPELQDSLEIVPYAEDELALILPPDHSLSRGELKRDDLYRLQFIALDSQSTIRKVIDQVLGRAGIETRKMKVEMELNSIEAIKTAVQSGLGAAFLSSSAIEKELQMGILHRAQIEGVEIKRMLSVIINPNRYRSKAADAFCREIMPAFTNLPIDLSKRNNSKADKGSSNAAAAKSATPETT